One Anolis carolinensis isolate JA03-04 chromosome 5, rAnoCar3.1.pri, whole genome shotgun sequence DNA segment encodes these proteins:
- the ssbp1 gene encoding single-stranded DNA-binding protein, mitochondrial has product MLRRPLLQVMRQFVRHESESTSTTPLVLERSLNRIQLLGRVGQDPVMRQAEGKNPVTIFSLATNEMWRSGESEVFQGGDISQKTTWHRISVFRPGLRDVAYQYVKKGARIFVEGKIDYGEYMDKNNVRRQATTIIADNIIFLSDLLKEKE; this is encoded by the exons ATGTTGCGCAGGCCACTATTACAG GTGATGCGTCAGTTTGTGAGACATGAATCTGAATCAACGTCAACTACACCATTAGTACTGGAAAGAT CATTGAACCGAATCCAGCTACTTGGCCGTGTCGGACAGGATCCTGTCATGAGGCAAGCAGAAGGGAAGAATCCTGTTACAATTTTCAGCCTTGCGACCAATGAGATGTGGCGATCAGGGGAAAGTGAGGTCTTCCAAGGAG GTGACATCTCACAGAAGACAACATGGCACCGAATCTCTGTGTTCAGACCGGGGCTGAGAGATGTAGCTTATCAGTATGTGAAGAAGGG TGCTCGGATCTTTGTGGAAGGGAAAATAGATTATGGTGAATACATGGATAAGAACAATGTGAGGCGGCAAGCCACAACAATTATTGCAG atAACATTATTTTCCTGAGTGACCTTCTTAAAGAAAAAGAATGA